A stretch of Imperialibacter roseus DNA encodes these proteins:
- the nusA gene encoding transcription termination factor NusA, producing MDSVFLIESFADFAKRKNIDRPTMIRILEDVFRTMIRKRFETDENFDIIINADKGDLEIWRFREIVDDNSEDIWDHDKVSLTEARKIEPDFEIGEEVAEEVKLEDFGRRAVQMARQTLIQKIKDLEKDILFQKYKELVGEIILGEVYQVLGREILLVDAEGNELILPKFEQIPKDRFKKGENVRAIVHRVEMVNGNPKIILSRTSTVFLERLFESEVPEVYDGLITIKKVVREPGERAKVAVESYDDRIDPVGACVGMKGSRIHSIVRELENENIDVINYTENTELYISRALSPAKISSMKVEPENGRVSVYLKPDQVSLAIGKGGQNIKLASRLVDLEIDVFRELEGHEVEDVSLDEFSDEIEGWVIDELKKIGLDTARSVLNLTKEELIRRTDLEEETVQDVLSILRQEFE from the coding sequence ATGGATAGCGTATTTCTTATAGAATCCTTTGCGGATTTTGCAAAGAGAAAAAACATTGACCGCCCAACAATGATCCGTATCCTGGAGGATGTATTCAGGACTATGATCAGGAAGAGATTTGAAACTGATGAAAACTTTGACATCATTATCAATGCGGACAAAGGAGACCTTGAGATTTGGCGATTCAGAGAAATCGTAGACGATAACTCGGAAGACATTTGGGACCACGATAAAGTAAGCCTTACAGAAGCGAGAAAAATAGAGCCTGACTTTGAGATTGGAGAAGAAGTAGCAGAAGAAGTTAAGCTTGAAGACTTTGGTAGAAGAGCAGTACAAATGGCTCGCCAAACGCTTATTCAGAAAATCAAAGACCTTGAAAAGGACATTCTTTTCCAGAAATATAAGGAACTCGTTGGCGAGATTATTCTTGGTGAAGTTTACCAGGTGCTTGGAAGGGAGATATTACTGGTTGACGCTGAAGGGAATGAGTTGATACTGCCAAAATTTGAGCAGATCCCTAAGGATCGCTTTAAGAAGGGGGAAAATGTACGTGCGATTGTTCATAGAGTGGAAATGGTCAATGGAAACCCAAAGATTATTCTTTCCCGAACTTCGACGGTTTTCCTTGAAAGACTTTTCGAAAGTGAAGTGCCAGAGGTGTATGATGGCTTGATCACCATTAAAAAGGTGGTTCGTGAGCCTGGCGAAAGAGCCAAGGTAGCTGTGGAGTCTTACGACGACAGGATTGATCCGGTTGGCGCCTGCGTAGGTATGAAAGGCTCAAGGATTCACAGCATCGTGAGAGAGCTTGAAAATGAAAATATAGACGTTATCAACTATACTGAAAACACTGAGCTGTATATATCCAGGGCATTGAGTCCTGCCAAAATATCCAGCATGAAGGTGGAGCCCGAAAATGGAAGAGTGTCAGTGTACCTCAAACCTGATCAGGTATCGTTGGCGATCGGAAAAGGCGGACAGAATATCAAGCTGGCCAGCCGCTTGGTGGATCTTGAAATCGATGTGTTCCGTGAGCTTGAAGGCCACGAAGTAGAGGACGTATCTTTGGATGAATTTTCAGATGAAATTGAAGGCTGGGTAATTGACGAGCTCAAGAAAATCGGCCTCGACACTGCCCGTAGCGTTCTTAATTTGACAAAGGAAGAACTCATCCGAAGGACCGATTTGGAGGAGGAAACAGTACAAGATGTGCTCTCTATCCTCCGTCAGGAATTTGAATAA